From the genome of Lytechinus pictus isolate F3 Inbred chromosome 4, Lp3.0, whole genome shotgun sequence:
GTGCAAAGATTAGAGGACTGtacatgatatatatttcaaactGTGTAAACAAATCTAGAaacagaaagaaggaaaaacatGCGAAAAAATAACGTGGTTATTCTATTAGTATATTGTTCTGGAAATtgctgaaattgaaatttaagtGGTAGATTGACCCATCATTTATCTTATGTTTTAGTATATGTacacatgatttttttgttatgaatattataataataagtGATTTTCAATGtgtgttttaatttgttttgctAAAAGTCCGTTAAGGACATGACTATCATCACCAATCGCccatgtattattttttagtaaattagaaaaatgtgaatttttagTTTCTTATAGACTGTTGGTATTagaaaaacaatattaattttgttttaaaccgATGATATGTTCATATTCATATAGTAGCATGATGAGCAAAAAATTTTAGGGGAGACCAGACTTCGCGTTGCAATTAcaagcgagcgaagcgaacGAGCAAAAGAATTTACCCTTTTAGTACAAAAATCTAAGTTTGTGATAGAATTTGACATAATacttttcaggaaaaaaaatcacaattccccccccccttttttttttttcttctctccttattttttctggGTCTTGAATCTATTGGGGGCTTTATGCCCGTCCCCCTTCTCTACCCCAATGTATTCAGAGCAACCTAAAATTTTCTATATAGAGGATACTTTTTTACTACACAGTACTTACGCAAATTGCCCTTCTTGTAACTAGAATCTCGCTCCAGGACGTACATTCGTTTTTGTatgtatgaaaattttcttgaaattataTAGTGGTTATTATTGATAGCTATGTTAGAGACTTTATCCAGAGAAACAAATAAGTCAGACCTTTCCAGACAAATAAAGATACGATGACACAATCTATCTCGTATAACGATAATAATGAAAAGTGGACTTAATAGAGTGCAACAGTTTGATTTTATGATCAAAATAGGTTTCATTATTCCATGTGTTTTTTACAATTATATACTTCATATTGCTTTACCCATTTTCAAAGCATTCTTGTAATATCAATGCCCCGACATTCGGGCATAATCATTCACTCTGATATTGACTCTGTTTGTTTCGTCGAATCGTACGTgtataaatgtatgataaaaACGTTCTCAAAACTGATTTATGAAGACTAAAATGTATCAAAATTcgtaagttatgataaaatgtTGGAAACTGATTTATAAAGACGAAAATTCTTTGGATTACCGAGCTTTCATTCTTGCATCACGATGGTGTAGCAAGTGGTTGTTATGATGAAAAGGAGAATGGAAAGGGGGTAATTAGAAAAGTGGAGAAAAAATGGGGAGATGAAGATGGGTATATAGGGAGGAAGGGAGTGAtgcagagaaagaaaaagtgatGTGGGAGAGAGATGAAAGGAAGATTGAGCTGCGGACAGCATGGACATCAGAGAGGGGGAGTAGAATGAGAGAAGGAGATAAAGATAGgttcaaagaaaacaaagagtGCGTGTCTGGATGGTCCATTTGGATTTTGGAAAGTCCAGTTATGAGATATGTAGCCTGTTGTAGTTATTAATTCTAACGTTAAAAGACATACTTGCCTTGGGATTTTATTAATCACCCTGAACACACCGAATAGAACGAGACAAGGTTTAAGGCAACGGAGACTAATGAGGACCGCGATggtcctccctccctccctcccctccctctttccctctctcaccctctctcCTTCTCTAACCCACACACATAAAGCGTatatgtaccccccccccctctttctctcactACTCCCTTTTACACCCTTTCACTGCTACGatttaatcattaattaattcaagTCTACCGGAGTTCCAGAAAAGTGTATGTATTGTATATGGCTCTCAGTTGTGGAAAAAATAgcatcattaaaggacaagtccaccccaactaaaagttgattggaataaaaagagaaaaatccaacaagcacaaaactgaaaatttcatctaaataggatgcaaaataagaaatttatgatattttaaagtttcgcttaatttcacaaaacagttatattcacatcctggtcggtatgcaaatgaggagactgatgacatcatccactcactatttcttttgtattttattatatgaaatattctgatttttttttcattgtcaagtgaaacaacgattaattcctcactgaacatgtggaataagcattgtttaatactacatgattcagtcaagttggtccttagtGTCAAATCTgttaacaaatgaaatattgtataattcaaacaataacaaaacaaatgaaatagtgagtgagggacatcatcggctgtctcatttgcatgtcaccgagttgtgcatatcactattttaaaatgtcataactttattatttgacatccaattttgatgaaaattttcagcgttatgctagtttgatttttctctatttattcaaatcaacttttttctggggtggacttgacctttaacgttactgctaatcaCTAATAGCACGAATTTTTACTGATACCGCACTGCTGATCAGAATGTACACTGATAAAAGAAGTACACATTCGAACAGAATCATTGTCTACATACCACGCCTTGCACTTTATCTTTAAACCTACTAAATGCACCTTTTGCTTACAACAAATTCTCTTTCTACCCAAGTATTTGTAATCTACAGattttatacttaaaaaatatgtaaacaaaatattcaaaacttaCATGTTAAAATAcatgatcataatcataatgCATCTGAAACTGCAATTTAGGTGATGGGACCAAAAATAGAGAATATCGAGCATTTTATATGTGTTGGAAAAATGGCGAGCGTGCGAACAGAGCGCGAGTAGAGGGTCAATGCAATTGAATTTGAATCAATCATTAATTTCGTAACGAATTTGGCGTATAAAAGACTTGGTATTACGATTTTCTCTGCATtgctttttggaaaaattgacagggcaaggggggggggagagcatTATAGATTCCGTTGAAATCCAAAACTAGGCCAATTTAGGCCGAccattgtgttttatttttcccctcttttacattatttatattaatatcGAACTATTTCCGTTTCTAAATCAAGTCGATTTCACGAGCCCAAAATCATTGCTTCTTGACATTGGCATATTCATCACCGATCTCTTCTAAATGATatcatgaaaatgtatatgaaaaaaaaaataattatgttgttGCTATGTAAGGAGGTCCTCTGGAATTTCACTTGCTCGATGGTGTACGGGATGATTGCTTATTTAGTAACCAATGCAGATGTCTGTGGCAGTAGAACCGGGAATGTCTCCTGAAAGGtgagaagaaaataaagtgatgatgataagataCGTCATTGTATTCGATAAGCACTATATAACCCCACCCCAACCCACAGGTgatttattttgctttaaagTAACGAGAGAGTGTTTCAAACCGTTAAGGGTGCCCCTTAGTTCATGTTTTGCCCATCTATGAAAGCCTATTCAAAGGCCCGTTTGCAGCAAGAATTGGATTTAGCCTAAACCTCAAGCGCAAGTCCCTGATAcgcgcattattttgattggttgaatatcgagttgtgtttgattttaaGGGTTACGTTTGATCGCAATTCtctctgcaacaggcccctgatctTCCCTTGGAACCAATGGCAAATGTTTGTGACATCACTCTAATCAAGTAGGAAGGGTTaaagatcacccccccccccccccgcgaaaCAATGTGTTCTCTTCTCAAGTCACCAGCAGTGCTATACTTTTAAACAATCTTTAACATCGAATGTTGAAAGTAAATAATACTAATTTACCCTCCTTCAtcttagggtgcgtttatccgccacttttttaccctataatcatgattcgaatcatgattcaaatcatgattctgcagaatcacgattgcgtttagtcgaaattgaatataatcatgattagaatcacaaacatgaactacgaaaaaaggggcgtttggaaagacgtttctgcagaatcacgtacgaaaatgttcgaataaacgatatcgtgatttgaatcatgattatatgacctcactgtgtcgggctacggctttcggtttgactcttgccaagctcaattacatgattactctgcatgcatttcttgtcatgttcaaattctgtgttggtcttcgcatcgtccactacttttcattttttggtcatgtcttcaacttcaagttctagtaaatgaattaactggacagacaatgatctcagttgttgttgagtatagagtgtcaatattaaattggatctacgctgaaattcacttccgaacaccattttggataaactaacaagatgaatagaagcatatggaccctataaacgcagccttaattgaatataatcatgattagaatcacatacatgaaacacgaaaaaaagggcgtttggaaagacgtttctgcagaatcacgtacgaaaatgttcgaataaacgatatcgtgatttgaatcatgattatatgacctcactgtgtcgggctactttcggtttgactcttgccaagctcaaggctctctatatgctcattgtatgtaggcctacatgattactctgcaagcatttcttgtcatgttcaagttctgtgttaattggtcatcgcatcgtccactacttttcatttttttttcaagttctagtaaatgaattaactggacagacaatgatctcattggttgttgagtatagagtgtcaatattaaattggatctacgctgaaattcacttccgaacaccattttggataaactaacaagatgaatagaagcatatggaccctatataatagaagtaaacaaaattatatagactgaattctggaagcaaaagatttttcgagagccgaaacacgtgcgaaaaacttcctctgtcaaactgcgcactagtgatgcgcactggattggcccgaatctgaggagaaacagcattggaatgaaggtcgtctaaacgctgattctgtgatatcgtgattcatgtttgtgttttgaatcatgattcaaatcatgattcaaatcatgattctgtcttgaggtcgcataaacgcagccttaatGTAGTTAATCGACATGCTAATCATCATTTTGAGCATCAAATTTACCTCCTGGTTATGCAACATAAAAAGAAGGCCCACAGATCGGCACTGACTTTTGTCCTTAACGTACAACATTCTTGCAGCTCAGCTAACATTCTCACCATAATCAACACACGTTTATAtctttttgaaatattcatttaCTACAGCTTGGACTGTTAGAAGGAGGTGCATGGGTGACTAAAAGACCTTACCGTGCTCGTTAACGATATTTTGACAAATCGTGTCGTAACGGCTGGTCCCAACGAGTCTACTGAAAGCGTCATCCCACCAGCGGATGAATTCCTGGTTCGACTTCGAAGTCATCATGCTTCCACCACCCGCTTCACAGTTATTGGGGAAATCCGCGGGAGAAATAGTTTCCAGGGCATCGTCGAGTTGGGGCCGGCGGACACTGAAAGCAACATCCACCTTTTGGGAATAAACAAGACAGATAAATGTCcgtattaattttttatttattgccTCACTGcttaaaaaaaagtggaaaacaTTATTCGGAATTTTGAATAGCACCTCCTTGAATCAATTCGTAatcattaattttaatttttactgAGGTGCATGGAGAATAACTTCAGATACTTCAGATAACAAAGCCCAAATTGTTTCATCGAATGGTGTGACATTGGAAAAATGCAATCtatcaccaaaaaaaaacaaaaaacaaatgaacACCATTCAAAGGCATTTTCAATCGAAATACAAAACGTGTGATAACAGCTCAACCATGCAAACGCCGTGAATGGCGAAttggtaggcctatacatgttgTTCGGTTGATCCCTAATGTTCCTTGTTTTgccatcagtttttttttcaaataaaattcttaGTGAAAATGTAATCTATATTTTATCTTCTCCCGTGAAATCTAGTATTTCGGTAGTTCTACATCTACTATTGATGATCAGTAGTGATGTCTTCACTTAATCTGGTACCAATATCATAGTCGCAAGTCATCATCACAAACCAAACAAACcaacaatattgaaaaaaaaaactgaaattaaataatgaatattcatcttGCAATATCGCGTACTGATGGCGGACAGGGAAGCAGAGTGCCCCCATTACTACTGAATGTCGATGACCTTTTATTTGCGTGCTTGTCTGAAAACTTTCTGCGGGAAAGGGCTtccaaaaataatgataataatgtgacttataaagcgccGGATCCACTCTGTCGAGTGCTCAAGGCACATAAAGGgctgagaatgaaataaaagagtTTTGAGAAGATTTTATACGGTCTCGAGAGAGATACCCTTTTTGATGTCTATATATAGGAATgctattccacaaagtgggGCATGCATGAGCAAAGGATGCCCCAAAGtatttgaaacttttggaataaCAAGGTACCCAGAAGTGGATGAGCTTTAAGACCTACTTGCTCTGtagtaattgataaatgaaagatTTTAGATAATGAAAAGAATTTACGCTGTACACAAAAACAGAATTCTTAACGTGATAAACTTACATCTCCATTCTGCACAGCAGCGATGAGATCTTCAGCGATATCGTAAGTGATCTTTTGACTATCCGATGGCAGTTCAGCACCCTTCAAAACaagttttcaaataaataagatttataatattaaaactgtaaaaaaaaatgttaccaaaatgaatcACTTCAAGATGTTGTACAATAATACACATAGCTACTtaataatttattaaaattaaggttcttttttttaatacacaacTGATATAGATCTACAATGATTAATATACACTTATACTAAATGGAGTGTGGGTAAGTTTTTATGTAATGCCGTCTTGAAGAATATGCCTCTTGATACGGTGATGCGAAACCAATTCATTAATCCAATATAGAGACAGGGTTGATTACAGGACGGGACTAGATAAACAAACCAAGTGTTTTAGTGGAGGAGAAGAATGTGAAGAATAATAGCGTTTCAAATAATGAGCCGATGAAAGGTCgacatgatgaaaaataaagataagattGGCGAAGGGACACTGTGAACATGAAGGGGGGTCTGGGATACAAGTGTGAAATTCCCGATATATTTATGAGCgtaatcattgtaatcataCCACAATTGGATAAGACGGATCAGTCGTGTAGCGAGCTAGGCAAGGGGCATCAGAAAACCACGTTGCTAGGAAACCAACTTTGAGCCCCGAGAGATCGGAGTAATCCTGACTGCTTCCACTCGCGGCATAGAGGGCGACCTTTCCCTTCTGTGAAAAGGGCCGTGTGAAACCGAAGGTGAGGAGACGTTCATAAGTCTGGATCCATCCTGGaattatgaatgaaattatgaaagacACTTTCAGAACTTTGTAAATGTTGTAATGCAAACAAATACGGATTGGTAACGCCTTGCCTACAGATATGGGTCTACACTGTTAATATAGTTGTTTAAATGACAAAAATCGGCCTTATGCATAAGATCAGCTCGCTGAAGTAGTCATTGCTATATACTGATTTCTTGGCAAATACATCGTGAATGAAGAACAATATTCTAACTTTACTGTAACAAGTGACTTAATTGTTTTTTAATCGTTATTTTCTCGTAAGCCCATTTAACTTCacttttatcaattattttgatAAGACACGGTGGTCAATCGGATTCGTCCTTAATTCTTCAATTAAGAATTCGGAATAATTTaatttacatcttttttttttttttccatcagaGTATCTTGatgaattatgcaatataatTCTATAACATTGGCATTGATTTGCgttcattaaccctaaaaggacttgggggccatgatgcccccccctCGACGCTTCGCGCGATTTTTCCGAAACGCAAGGAGATagcgccgcaaaattttatgacttttttttaagtctAGTGCAacttttgataccaaattcgcGACATAATAGCATCGCGACGTCATGTGacttttacgagacaatgtcatgccgaaaatggctcatttttatactttgtgtacaaagtctatgggagatgaaattcataaaagggtgattatctTTCGTTCTAATTTGTCTGCTTTATTAATTTAGGGTtaaatttagttgttaaatggtctgtaataatctccattgaaaaaaaacaatgaaaaacaacagataaaaaacataagaaattttaaaaacaaagaaatacataaggacaaaaattgtctttcgcaatttttctttgtggaaacctttgaATTAGATTTCAAAGATGgcatctgtaaaaaaaaaagaagaagacaatttgaagtgaaattgggtgttaaatatgcaaataatgttttccatgaataaatttgcatattatatttataataaattaaaaaaaattatttccagatttcttttatactagcttgtagtttatgtggtaaagaatgtgcgtgccagATTTCGGCGCCTTCGCGCGAACGTCGGttgagatcagaaggggggccatgatgccccccccccccccagtcctcaatacatctcaaatagcccagtccttttaaggTTAAGGACTTCAATTATGACGTCATACCTGTGCAGGCGGTGTACCAGTTTGCCATCAAGCCGACCCCACCTCGGGCTCTCTCATTAGCAGGGCTCTCCCAACAGTTGCTGTACACATCCCAGACCAATTCACAATTCTTATTTGCTATATCACACACTGTGAAGAGggatgaaaattaataatagatATAATCATACATCtccatttatgatttttatcagTGTAATGtagattgaaaatattatatacataacAAATAAGTGCATGGTACATTTTTCTTCATGAGCTTTATTGTAGTGAAATATCTATATTAGCTCATGATAATCGATTAAAGAACagaaatcatttgaataaaaagaggaaattttgttttttaaatctaGATCAGAATAAAGAAATTCGAATGGGTTTTTAAGTTTATGCTAATGCTGTATTTTTATTCCATGCTTTAAAACATGTCTGTTACACTTATCGTAATCGTTTCATCCAAGCCCAACATTAcatctaaaataaaataaaacaaataatgtattgATATATCGCCATACCTGCATCGATAATGTCTGCATTGTAACCTTTCAATTGGTTTGACACAGGGTCCCTTGCATGACGATAAAGAGAA
Proteins encoded in this window:
- the LOC135153876 gene encoding uncharacterized protein LOC135153876, with amino-acid sequence MSSENDNKFCMLVLLVCCAFIIATVGVVLGALSLAQVGLNGRADYNIYAGSSGGTTGDSGVDSGVSSPSSSSDDEVWLFAIGDYDNRLEYLDPVSNQLKGYNADIIDAVCDIANKNCELVWDVYSNCWESPANERARGGVGLMANWYTACTGWIQTYERLLTFGFTRPFSQKGKVALYAASGSSQDYSDLSGLKVGFLATWFSDAPCLARYTTDPSYPIVGAELPSDSQKITYDIAEDLIAAVQNGDVDVAFSVRRPQLDDALETISPADFPNNCEAGGGSMMTSKSNQEFIRWWDDAFSRLVGTSRYDTICQNIVNEHGDIPGSTATDICIGY